From the genome of Lentimonas sp. CC4, one region includes:
- a CDS encoding CHAD domain-containing protein: protein REEIPACLSPGLDRLFKDFRLERRRVIRSIQQHFQSPAYLKQIAAQQSWLSAAEQSTGARSTLPIEKVASKEILKHYKLIRKEGMAITPETPDEAVHELRIECKKLRYLLELFASLYGPADLKPILKRLRGLQNVLGDFNDYSVQTESMLEYLNSAKQLDKASAAAVGGLIAVLNDRQRQARSHVTERFLQFSDGKMSERFKRLFTTGKDANNECYCML, encoded by the coding sequence ATCGCGAAGAGATCCCCGCGTGCCTGAGCCCAGGGCTCGACCGTCTTTTTAAAGATTTCCGTCTAGAACGTCGCCGTGTGATTCGCTCGATACAGCAACACTTTCAATCACCTGCGTATTTGAAACAAATCGCAGCGCAGCAATCGTGGCTCAGTGCCGCCGAGCAATCGACGGGTGCCCGCAGCACTTTGCCGATCGAAAAAGTCGCCTCCAAAGAGATACTCAAGCACTACAAGCTGATACGCAAGGAAGGCATGGCAATCACCCCAGAGACGCCTGATGAGGCGGTGCACGAATTACGCATCGAATGTAAAAAATTACGCTACTTGCTAGAGTTATTCGCCTCTTTATACGGCCCCGCCGATTTGAAGCCTATTCTGAAGCGCTTACGCGGCTTACAGAATGTCTTAGGCGATTTCAACGACTACTCCGTGCAGACTGAATCCATGCTGGAGTATCTCAACAGCGCGAAACAACTAGACAAGGCATCTGCCGCTGCCGTTGGTGGACTGATCGCAGTCTTAAACGACAGGCAACGACAAGCTCGAAGCCATGTGACCGAGCGCTTCCTACAGTTTAGCGATGGCAAGATGAGCGAGCGCTTCAAACGACTATTCACCACAGGAAAAGACGCAAATAATGAGTGTTATTGCATGTTATAG
- a CDS encoding AAA family ATPase, with product MSVIACYSSKGGVGKTSTSVNLAYASAKAGKRTLLIDLDQQGASTFYFRMRAPKKHSVASLIADKSDGTKAIRETDYLGLHLLPAHLSYRNFDLLLEGMKRSKRRLAEFVKEVGQGYDHIILDCPPTLSLVAENIFRAADIILIPVVPTTLSERTYEQLQAFFDCRNYKSKKLRPFFSMVDRRKRMHQATIQSMRGTERRILTAEIPYSAEVEAMGMHREPLLHFSPNHKASIAFHALWGEIGRI from the coding sequence ATGAGTGTTATTGCATGTTATAGTAGCAAAGGAGGCGTGGGTAAAACATCCACCTCAGTCAATCTCGCCTACGCATCGGCCAAAGCCGGTAAGCGCACCCTACTGATCGATCTCGATCAGCAAGGCGCCTCAACCTTCTATTTCCGAATGCGCGCGCCTAAGAAACACAGCGTCGCTTCATTGATAGCAGATAAAAGCGACGGCACGAAAGCCATACGTGAGACGGACTATCTGGGGCTGCACTTACTCCCAGCTCACCTATCGTATCGCAACTTTGACCTACTACTGGAGGGGATGAAGCGCTCTAAGCGTCGCCTCGCCGAATTTGTCAAAGAAGTCGGACAAGGGTATGACCACATCATCCTCGATTGCCCGCCGACTCTCAGCCTCGTGGCAGAGAATATTTTCCGTGCAGCCGACATTATATTGATCCCTGTAGTGCCTACGACACTATCTGAGCGCACCTATGAACAGCTTCAGGCCTTCTTTGACTGCAGGAACTACAAAAGTAAGAAGCTGCGCCCCTTCTTCTCAATGGTCGATCGCCGCAAACGGATGCACCAAGCCACCATCCAATCCATGCGCGGCACTGAGAGACGCATCTTGACCGCCGAGATCCCCTACAGTGCGGAAGTCGAGGCCATGGGCATGCATCGCGAGCCTTTGCTACATTTCTCACCAAACCATAAAGCTAGCATTGCCTTTCATGCGCTCTGGGGTGAAATCGGGAGAATCTAA